The following nucleotide sequence is from Desulfobulbaceae bacterium.
AGGTAAGACGAGAGGCAATGAAGCGTGTGCTGGTGGTTGACGATGACCTGGTGATCTGCAAGGTTCTGGTGAAAATCCTTGAGTCGCTGGGTTATGAGTGTGAGGATGCCGCAGATGGCGTCGAGGCAGTGGCTCGTCTGCAGGCCGCTGATTTTGATGTTATCCTCACGGACATGATGATGCCCCGGATGGACGGAATGCAGCTTCTCAGTCATGTCAAGAGCAGCTATCCCGGGGTTGACGTTATTGTGATCACCGGCCACACCGATACCTTTGTCTATTCCAATATCATCAACGCCGGGGGCACTGATTTTATCTCCAAACCGTTTGAAAGTGACGAGTTGGAGGCCAAACTGAGTCGGATTTTCCGGGAGCGGAAGCTGATTCAGGGTCTGGAGAACGAGATCAGTGAGCATCTGGAGGCCGAAGAGAAACTCCTGGCCGCCCATCGGGAGGTAGCGGCCGCTAATCAAGCCAAAGATCTGCTGATCAACGATCTGTACGCCACCATGGGCGAGATGTTGTCCAAGCGCGACCATTACACCTTTGAGCATGCAACCCGAGTGGCTGAGATCTCCAAGCGGATCGGCATAGCCTTGGGGTTGCCTCAGGAGGAGGTGGAGATACTGGAGCGTGCCTGTCTGGTTCATGATATAGGCAAGGTGGCGATACCCGATGATATCCTGCTCAAGCCAGGTCAATTCGATGCCCAGGATCGGAAGTTGATGCGGGTCCATCCCCGAGTCGGGGCTGATCTTTTTACCCGCAAGCACCATGACAGTCGGATAGCGTTTATTATCCGGCATCATCACGAACGCCTCAATGGCTCAGGATATCCCGACGGACTGCGTGGCGATTCGTTGGGGATTCTGGTGCGGATTGTGGCGGTGGCGGATATCTATGAGGCATTTGTCGCTCGGCGTCCCTACAAAAAACCGATGTCCAAGGATGAGGCTTTGGACCTGCTGAGGATGGAGGCCCGGCAAGGGCTGGTGGATAAGATGGTGGTCACGGTTCTCGATGAAGTGCTGCGAGACTGGGATCCGTTGACTATTAGCAGGGAATTTGCCGCTGACTACATGGTGGACCTGGAACTCTTTCGGAGAAAGGCCTATTTCCGAGAACCGCTGACAGGGTTTTATAACTATCGCTACCTCTATTTTCTCGATGATACTCATGTCTTGGGCCGACGGGAACGGCCTTTCGAATTACTGCTCACTAACTTTGTCGATCTGCCGGAGTGTTATCGCCGTATGGGGCAGATTTTGACTGAGCAGGTCCTGGACGAGATCGGTCAGGGTCTTAATGATGCGGTGGAGGAGTTTAACGCCCAAGAGGGGAGTGGCGAGGATGTGGTTCGACTGTTCAGCCGTAGTGGCGATTATCTTATCTATGCTGAGTGTGGAGAGGGGCAGATCGATCATCTGTTTATCGCTATTTCCGCTCACCTGGCTCGGGCTTGTGATGAGTGGCAGATCTCATCACACCCTTACTCTCAGCGTTTTGGCAAAGGGTACTCTCTGGAGAAGGCCTTGACTGAGCTGCTGCGGTGTTGACGGTCGGGGATTTGTGGGGATACACTTTCGTTCTCGTTGTCGTCACTGCATATGGGTTACGTGTGGACTGTTATCCAGTTCGACGCGGGCCGCTGAGGCACGGGGCGTCGATATAATTCCCAGTTTCCTTTCTCCTCATTGTCGGAAAATCTAATCGCGACAGTATGGTCTTCGATTTCGAGCTTCGCCCCCCTTTCAGTTTCATTGGTTGTTGACCAGTTTCAGGGTTGGCGCTGCCTGCCGCGGGTTGCCTGGCGAGGTCTTATCGGTAACAATCATTGAGACGGTTAAACCGCGCTGAGGTAAAAGATAGCGAAGCGAGACTACGAAGTAGATGGGGTTCAGCAGGATGGGTGCCAAAGCCATTGGCTGAAATTGGCTGGACATAAGTTATTTCTTGAGTCGTTGTTCAATTTTTTCCAGGAAATGCTGGCCGCATTCCGGACAATAGCCGTGGGACATGCTCTTGCCGGCCTTTTTGGTGAGGTACTGATCCACGGGGATCCACACGCCTTTGCCGTGTTCGGCTCCGGTGTCGTCTCGAATTTTCTTGCAGTCCAGGCAGATGGGCAGGATTTCTTCATAGAGTTTGACCATTTTTTTCAAGGACTGTTTTTCTAAGCACTTGTGCATCCGGAAAAGGAGTTCGTTCAGGTCGCAGGGTTTGAGCAGGTAGTCATCCGCCCCCAGTCGCAAGGCATCAATGGCCGAGGTGAGGTCCCCATATCCGGTAAGGATGATAACGGCAGTTTCGGGATTGAGGCTCTTGACTGCCTCCAGGACCTCAATCCCTGTCATGCCTTCCATCATCAGGTCCGTGATTACCAGGTTGATCGAGGTGGTGTTAAGAAAGGCCAGGGCGCTGGCGCCGCCATCGGCGGTGAGCACGGTGAACCCTTCATCGCTTAGCTTGCCGGCCAGGGTCTTGCGGATGATTGCTTCGTCGTCGACGAGCAGCACGGTCTGTTTGGTCATGTCATTTTCCCTCGAAGGGTAGGGTGATGGTAAAGGTAGTTCCTTTGCCTTGTTGGCTCTGGACCTGGATGTCGCCGCCGTGGCGCTTGATAATGCCATAGGTGACTGAGAGTCCAAGTCCGGTCCCTTTGACTGCTGGTTTGGTGGTAAAAAACGGTTCAAAGATGTGGTCGAGGTCAGCAGGTGAAATTCCGCTGCCGGTATCGCCAATGCTGACGAAAGCATTTCTGCCCGAACTCTTGGTGATGATGGTGATCTCTCCTCCTTTTGGCATGGCCTCAAGGGCGTTGTGAAGGAGATTGAGAAGAACCTGTTTGATCTGGTCGGCAATAGCCAGGACTTCGCCCAGATCCGTGGCGTAGAGTTTCTTGATGGTGATGTGCGAGGACTCCATCTCTTTCTTAGAGAGCAGGAGGATGTCGTTAATCGTCTTGTGGAGATTAACCGGGGTCATTATTCCTGATGTCGGCCGGTTGAAATTCTGGAGATCTTTGATCAGGTCTCGGATTCGATCACATTCCTGGACCGCTAGGTTGGTGAATTCGAGGTTGTCTGTCGATAAATTCCCCTTTTCCCTCAGTCGTTCGAGGACATTTTTGATGCCGAAAAGGGGGTTGTTGATTTCATGGGCGATGGAGGCGGAGAGCTTGCCGATGGCGGAGAGCTTTTCAGCATGAAGGAGTTGGTTCTGGAGCTGCTTCTCTTCGGTGATGTCGATGCCGATGCTGATAATGTATTCGATGTTGCCATCTTCGTCCCGGAAAGAGGTGTTTGCCCAGTCGATGATCCGACGTTCATTGCCACGAGTCATCAGCGGGGCGACCAGTTTGGCGGGAAAGGTATTGTTTTGAATGAAGGTAAAGAGTCGCTGGATATACTGCCGCTCTTCGGACGGCATCAGGACTTCCCAGAACAGTTTGCCTGCCACCTCGCGAAAATGATACCCGGAGATGATTTCGCTGGTCTGATTGAAGCGGATGATCTCACCTTGAACATTCAAGACGATGATCAGCGCACCTGCTGTGTCCAGTATCGCTGAAGTAAAGGAACTCTCCCGCTGTAAGGCGGATTCTACTCGTTTCCTTTCTTCGATCTCCCGCTGCATGCCAATGTTGGATAGGGTAAGCTTGTTGGTGTTTTTGCGGAGGTGCTCTGAGCCGAACAGCAGTCCGGCACAGCCGAGGACCCAGAGCAGGGTCAGGGAGATTGTGTGGACCGTAAGTTGTTCTTGAGTGCGCTCTATGAAGGGCGCCATGGGCAATTTGATCCCGAGTCCACCTCGAATATCACCGAGCTGGTATCCTTGGTGGCCATGGCAGGCCATGCATTCAGGTTTGACAAAGAGGGGCTGCATCAGGCGCAGGATCGGCGGGTCGTTGTTGGTGCGAATGATTTCGACGACCTCTTTTGCTCCCGACTCAAAGGCGTGCAGCGCTTTGGTCTCCCATGCATCGGCTGTATTTTCCGGACGCAGGGGTTTAAGGCTGGTGATATGGCCTGCCACTCCATACAGTTCGGAAAAAGTATCATTTAAGTGGCGGAGCATATACTCGGGATTCATCAGGGTCAATTGCCGTCCCGATGGGGTGAAGATATCCCGTTCCGGCATGTCTGCCAGATAGGGATTTGGTTGGAGGTCTGCGGCCACGGGGATGTAGACTCCGCCATGGCGTGAGCCCCACAGCCGGAAGGAAAAGTCCTTATTGAGATGGGCTCGGGCAGTATTCAGGGCGATCTCAGTGGTGTAATCCTTGATATCAAGGAATTCCTTGGCCAGCAGTCCGGTGACGATGAGAGTCCAGACTGCGAGCAAGGTCCAGGTGTATCGCATGAGGTTGAAGAACCGGTTTTTGTGCGAGTAAAGGTCGGTCATCACGACTCCTGGCTGTAGTGTAAGTGTTTGCTGACCATCATAAACCTCGGACTCGTGATGGACAAGGGAAATGTATGTGTATATACCTTTGGCGTTGACGATGTCATCGAAAACTTGCTAGTCTGAATAATCATGAAGAGGTCTGTGGTCACTGTGCTGGCTCTGGTTAGAGGGTCAGAGTGGAGGCGGTTCGGAAAGCGAGGAAGTAGCGTGGAGATTGATTGCCATTCAGTAAGTATCTTCAGGCGTAACTACACAGGTTTAATGGTAATCAGTTATCGGTTTACGGTTAAAATAATCAAGGTTGATGGTCTCGCAAAAAGTCACGGGATGGCTAAGTAAAAGGGTCGATATACAAGGCGCAGTGTGCTTTTGCGAATGAGGCCACACATATGGTGTGCCGAATGAGCAAAAGTGCGCTGCAACGCAGTAGATCGGGCTTTTTACGACGCCATCAAAGGGTGGAGGATACGATGCGTATTGGCATGGTCGGTTTAGGGAAGATGGGAATCAATATGGCGCGTCGCCTGCTGGCTGCCGGGCATCAGGTGGTGGCTTATAACCGGACTGTCGCTAAGACCGAAGAGCTGGCTCGTGATGGCGCTGAAGTAAGCGCTTCACTTGCGGAATTGACCGGGATGCTTACTGCGCCCCGGATTGTCTGGTTGATGCTTCCCGCAGGCCAGGCTACCGATGAACATATTTCGGAACTTGCAGGTGCATTGTCTGCCGGAGATATTATCGTTGAGGGAGGCAACTCCTATTATCGTGATGATGTCCGAAGGGCTGGTGCCTTGCAGGAGAAGGGGATTCACTATGTCGATGCCGGAGTCAGCGGTGGGATTTGGGGGCTGACCGTGGGCTACTGTACTATGGTTGGGGGGGATCGGACGATCTGTGAGTTCCTGGCCCCGATACTCAAAGATTTAGCGCCGCCGGACGGTTTTATGTACTGTGGGCCTACCGGCGCTGGACATTTCGTAAAAATGATCCATAACGGTATCGAATATGGCATGATGCAGGCTTATGCTGAGGGATTTGCCATTCTTGAGCACTCTCCATACGGAAAAGGACTCGACTATGGGGCATTATCCCATCTATGGAATCAGGGCAGCGTTATCCGCTCCTGGCTGCTCGAGTTGCTGGAGTCGGCTTTTGTCAAGGATGGTTCTTTGAGTGAGCTTACTGGGTACGTCGATGATTCTGGTGAAGGGCGGTGGACGGTACAGCAGGCTGTTGAGAGCGGGGTGTCGGCGCCGGTTATTGCCATGGCCCTGTTCAGGCGATTCGAGTCCCGTGAGTCTAACGCGTTTGAGAATCGGGTCCTGGCTGCCCTCCGCCGTGAATTTGGTGGGCACGCGGTTAAGACCAGTGATTCTTAAATTCCTGGCGCTCTGATAGTGATGTCAAACTTCATTGCGGATGAGTCTGAGAGAGGTGGGGTTCTCTCTGCGCTGCCGTGTGCCTGTAGCTTGGACCCGGCTCAGCTCGAACCCTGTGTGATTGTCATTTTCGGGGCATCGGGAGATCTCACGGCGCGTAAGCTGGTCCCTGCCCTGTTTTCTTTGTTTTGCCAGGGGAGTCTGCCGCAGCAGTTGGCCATTGTCGGTGCAGGGCGGACAGAGATGACGGATCTGGAGTTTAGGAATGCGCTTTTTTCCGCCATGCCTGATTCTGAGAAACGGCATCGGGATCGGTGGCCAGAATTTGCTTCGCTAATCTCTTATGTTGCCATTGATTATGATTCCGAGGCATCGTTTTGTCTCTTGACTGAAACGCTGTCAGCAATTGATCAGCGCCTTAAGACACACGGCAATCGGATCTTCTATCTGGCGACTCCGCCATCCATGTATGCCGCGATCGGCAGTCGTCTGGGGCAGGTCGGCTTGGCTGAGGAAGGGGGGGAGAGACGGGGCTGGTCGCGTTTGGTGGTTGAAAAACCTTTTGGTCATAATCTGACCACCGCGGTCGCCTTGGACAGCATTCTGCACCAGTATTTTGCCGAGCGGCAAGTCTTCAGGATTGATCACTATCTCGCTAAGGAGACGGTGCAGAACGTCCTGATGCTCAGGTTTGCCAATGCCATCTTCGAGCCGATATGGAACCGTAATCATATCGAGTATATTGGCATTGTTGCGGCCGAGGAGCTGGGGGTTGAGCATCGGGCTGGCTATTATGAGCAGGCCGGGGTGGTTCGTGACATGTTTCAAAATCATATGCTGCAGCTGATGGCCTTGACCTGCATGGAACCGCCATCAAGACTCGCCGCCGACCGGGTCAGGGATGAAAAGATTAAGGTTTTTCGTTCGTTGAAGTCAATTGAGCCGGAGATCATGGCCGAGAGAGTTATTCTTGGGCAGTATGGGGCAGGGATCCTCCATGGCAAGCCGGTGTCAGGCTATCGAGAGGAGCCGGGGGTCTCTCCTGTCTCCTGCACCCCCACCTTTGCTATGACTCAGTTGTTTATCGATAATTGGAGGTGGCGAGGGGTTCCGGTGTATTTGGTTTCGGGTAAGCGGATGGTGGAGAAGCGGACCCGCATTGTAGTTCAATTTAAGGATACGCCGCGTTCCATGTTCTCGGGGGTGCTTGCGGTTTCTATTGTCGCAAATCGATTGGTTATCGGCATCTATCCTCAGGAGAAAATTTCTCTGCGATTTCAGGCCAAGGGACAAGGGGCAAAACTGTGTCTGAGCCCGGTCAATATGGAGTTCACCTATCCGGTGGCGAGCGGGGAGGTTTCTGATTCTTATGAAAAGGTGTTGCTTGACTGTATTTTAGGAGATCAGATGCTTTTTCTGGATCAAACCGGAATCGAATTGGCTTGGGATTTTCTCGACCCGGTCATCTCCGTCGGTGATTGCGCTCGGTCAGGAGGGATGTTGCACCAATACCCTGCGGGAACATGGGGACCAGAAGCGGCCAGGGAGTGGATGCGACTGCTGATCGATTGAGTGTGTTGCATAATGAGTCACTTTCGGGTTTATATACGATGGTTGCGTAATTGAAAAAGAATACGAATTAATAATGACAATCTCGTAAAAAGTCCGGGGATGGCTAAGCAAAAGATGCGATATACAAGGCGCGGGGTGTGTTTTGTGAGTGAGGCCATACATATGGTATGCCGAACGAGCAAAACCGCCACGCAATTCAGTTCAATCCCCGCTGGTGTTGGACGGGGACGTAGTCGATCGGACTTTTTGCGACGCCATCAATAATAACAGTAATGAATGGTGCCATGGATACATATTACCAGCCTGCCGATCTGGGTAAATTTGCCGATATCGGTGAAGCCGCTCCTGAATTGGCCAACAAATTTTTTGATTACTATAACGCTGTTTTTGCCGAGGGGGCGCTCAGTGCGCGGGAAAAGGCGCTTATTGCCTTGGCGGTGGCTCATGCGGTCCAGTGCCCCTACTGCATTGATGCCTACACTCATTCCTGTCTGGAGAAGGGCTCTAATAAGGAGGAGATGACAGAGGCTATTCATGTGGCCACGGCTATCCGTGGCGGGGCCTCTCTGGTGCATGGGGTTCAGATGCGGAAAGTCGCGGGAAAACTTTCACTGTAACAGTATGTTGGGTTCAAAGGTATTTTGGTTGTAACTGCTCAGGTTGTCGGTTTACGGTTGACAGTTGACGGTGATTGGGTCCTGCCAATGGCTAAGAACACACTGACATTGAGTATCATGCGATGATTTATGACTAACCATGATTCTTTTAACCGTAAACCGATAACTGATTACCGTTAACCTGTGTAGTTACCGATGAGCTTAATAAAGAGGTGAAAGTGAATCAAGGTAAGCGCCTCTGCCATGATGACAGAGGCGCTTGAGGTTACTCTACCAGCGATAGTTAAGA
It contains:
- a CDS encoding response regulator; translated protein: MKRVLVVDDDLVICKVLVKILESLGYECEDAADGVEAVARLQAADFDVILTDMMMPRMDGMQLLSHVKSSYPGVDVIVITGHTDTFVYSNIINAGGTDFISKPFESDELEAKLSRIFRERKLIQGLENEISEHLEAEEKLLAAHREVAAANQAKDLLINDLYATMGEMLSKRDHYTFEHATRVAEISKRIGIALGLPQEEVEILERACLVHDIGKVAIPDDILLKPGQFDAQDRKLMRVHPRVGADLFTRKHHDSRIAFIIRHHHERLNGSGYPDGLRGDSLGILVRIVAVADIYEAFVARRPYKKPMSKDEALDLLRMEARQGLVDKMVVTVLDEVLRDWDPLTISREFAADYMVDLELFRRKAYFREPLTGFYNYRYLYFLDDTHVLGRRERPFELLLTNFVDLPECYRRMGQILTEQVLDEIGQGLNDAVEEFNAQEGSGEDVVRLFSRSGDYLIYAECGEGQIDHLFIAISAHLARACDEWQISSHPYSQRFGKGYSLEKALTELLRC
- a CDS encoding response regulator — protein: MTKQTVLLVDDEAIIRKTLAGKLSDEGFTVLTADGGASALAFLNTTSINLVITDLMMEGMTGIEVLEAVKSLNPETAVIILTGYGDLTSAIDALRLGADDYLLKPCDLNELLFRMHKCLEKQSLKKMVKLYEEILPICLDCKKIRDDTGAEHGKGVWIPVDQYLTKKAGKSMSHGYCPECGQHFLEKIEQRLKK
- a CDS encoding DUF3365 domain-containing protein; protein product: MTDLYSHKNRFFNLMRYTWTLLAVWTLIVTGLLAKEFLDIKDYTTEIALNTARAHLNKDFSFRLWGSRHGGVYIPVAADLQPNPYLADMPERDIFTPSGRQLTLMNPEYMLRHLNDTFSELYGVAGHITSLKPLRPENTADAWETKALHAFESGAKEVVEIIRTNNDPPILRLMQPLFVKPECMACHGHQGYQLGDIRGGLGIKLPMAPFIERTQEQLTVHTISLTLLWVLGCAGLLFGSEHLRKNTNKLTLSNIGMQREIEERKRVESALQRESSFTSAILDTAGALIIVLNVQGEIIRFNQTSEIISGYHFREVAGKLFWEVLMPSEERQYIQRLFTFIQNNTFPAKLVAPLMTRGNERRIIDWANTSFRDEDGNIEYIISIGIDITEEKQLQNQLLHAEKLSAIGKLSASIAHEINNPLFGIKNVLERLREKGNLSTDNLEFTNLAVQECDRIRDLIKDLQNFNRPTSGIMTPVNLHKTINDILLLSKKEMESSHITIKKLYATDLGEVLAIADQIKQVLLNLLHNALEAMPKGGEITIITKSSGRNAFVSIGDTGSGISPADLDHIFEPFFTTKPAVKGTGLGLSVTYGIIKRHGGDIQVQSQQGKGTTFTITLPFEGK
- the gnd gene encoding decarboxylating 6-phosphogluconate dehydrogenase, producing the protein MRIGMVGLGKMGINMARRLLAAGHQVVAYNRTVAKTEELARDGAEVSASLAELTGMLTAPRIVWLMLPAGQATDEHISELAGALSAGDIIVEGGNSYYRDDVRRAGALQEKGIHYVDAGVSGGIWGLTVGYCTMVGGDRTICEFLAPILKDLAPPDGFMYCGPTGAGHFVKMIHNGIEYGMMQAYAEGFAILEHSPYGKGLDYGALSHLWNQGSVIRSWLLELLESAFVKDGSLSELTGYVDDSGEGRWTVQQAVESGVSAPVIAMALFRRFESRESNAFENRVLAALRREFGGHAVKTSDS
- the zwf gene encoding glucose-6-phosphate dehydrogenase codes for the protein MSNFIADESERGGVLSALPCACSLDPAQLEPCVIVIFGASGDLTARKLVPALFSLFCQGSLPQQLAIVGAGRTEMTDLEFRNALFSAMPDSEKRHRDRWPEFASLISYVAIDYDSEASFCLLTETLSAIDQRLKTHGNRIFYLATPPSMYAAIGSRLGQVGLAEEGGERRGWSRLVVEKPFGHNLTTAVALDSILHQYFAERQVFRIDHYLAKETVQNVLMLRFANAIFEPIWNRNHIEYIGIVAAEELGVEHRAGYYEQAGVVRDMFQNHMLQLMALTCMEPPSRLAADRVRDEKIKVFRSLKSIEPEIMAERVILGQYGAGILHGKPVSGYREEPGVSPVSCTPTFAMTQLFIDNWRWRGVPVYLVSGKRMVEKRTRIVVQFKDTPRSMFSGVLAVSIVANRLVIGIYPQEKISLRFQAKGQGAKLCLSPVNMEFTYPVASGEVSDSYEKVLLDCILGDQMLFLDQTGIELAWDFLDPVISVGDCARSGGMLHQYPAGTWGPEAAREWMRLLID
- a CDS encoding 4-carboxymuconolactone decarboxylase; the protein is MDTYYQPADLGKFADIGEAAPELANKFFDYYNAVFAEGALSAREKALIALAVAHAVQCPYCIDAYTHSCLEKGSNKEEMTEAIHVATAIRGGASLVHGVQMRKVAGKLSL